One window of Sulfurospirillum sp. 1612 genomic DNA carries:
- the cas2 gene encoding CRISPR-associated endonuclease Cas2: protein MKSANTHYNYVFLFYDIADEFSEVGKYRVAKVFKICKKYLKHHQKSIFRGNITSANQIKLQNELKKVIDHKMDFITIIKVLNSGSFAEETIGLDPKQSESMFI, encoded by the coding sequence ATGAAAAGCGCAAATACACATTACAATTATGTATTTTTGTTTTATGATATCGCAGATGAGTTCAGTGAAGTCGGAAAATATCGAGTAGCAAAAGTATTTAAAATATGTAAAAAATATCTGAAGCATCACCAAAAGTCGATATTTCGTGGCAATATTACCTCCGCAAATCAAATCAAACTACAAAATGAACTCAAAAAAGTCATTGACCATAAGATGGATTTTATCACGATTATCAAAGTTTTAAATAGCGGAAGTTTTGCAGAAGAAACAATAGGTTTGGATCCAAAACAAAGCGAATCTATGTTTATTTGA
- the cas1b gene encoding type I-B CRISPR-associated endonuclease Cas1b, with amino-acid sequence MAKNHTRYIFSMGELRRKDNSIAFSNEKGHFYIPIEDTRELYCLNEVSFNTKFLDFISRAGIALHLFNYHGNYSGTFYPKDSLISGDLTIKQSYAYMEDRFAVAKNIVQAIANNIHETLYHYYRHDKKELKPYLDWLKRDVTRFLAKELSIEQTMFVEGQIWMRFYDSFKYFLPEDFIMNKRVKRPPDNPINALISFGNTLLYTKTISQIYNTHLNQAISFLHSPREGRFSLSLDLSEAFKPIIVFKTIFDLVGRKQLQVTKHFDKSLNYALLNEDGKKIFINAFEERLNETFIHPKLRRKVSYKHCIKLDGYKLIKHILEGRDFMPFLLRDKQ; translated from the coding sequence ATGGCAAAAAATCACACTAGATACATATTTTCTATGGGAGAGCTTAGACGCAAAGATAATTCCATAGCTTTTAGCAATGAAAAAGGGCATTTTTATATCCCAATCGAAGACACACGAGAGCTCTATTGTCTCAATGAAGTGAGTTTTAATACCAAGTTTTTAGACTTTATCTCGCGCGCGGGCATTGCCTTGCATCTGTTTAATTATCATGGAAATTATAGCGGTACTTTTTACCCAAAAGATTCGCTCATCAGCGGGGATTTGACCATAAAACAGTCCTATGCATATATGGAAGATCGTTTTGCAGTCGCTAAAAATATCGTACAAGCAATCGCAAACAACATACATGAGACACTTTATCACTACTATCGTCATGATAAAAAAGAGCTCAAACCTTATCTGGATTGGCTCAAAAGAGATGTCACAAGATTTCTCGCAAAAGAACTTAGCATAGAGCAAACCATGTTTGTAGAAGGACAAATTTGGATGAGATTTTATGACAGTTTCAAGTATTTTTTGCCAGAAGACTTCATCATGAACAAACGCGTCAAAAGACCACCAGACAATCCAATCAATGCGCTCATAAGCTTTGGCAATACCCTACTCTATACGAAGACCATATCGCAAATCTACAATACACATCTCAACCAAGCCATCAGCTTTTTGCACTCTCCAAGAGAAGGACGCTTTAGCCTGAGTTTAGATCTCAGTGAAGCTTTTAAGCCTATCATTGTATTTAAAACGATTTTTGATCTCGTCGGGAGAAAGCAGCTCCAAGTCACGAAGCATTTTGACAAAAGCCTAAACTATGCCCTACTCAATGAAGATGGAAAAAAGATTTTTATCAATGCTTTTGAAGAGAGACTCAATGAAACATTTATACATCCCAAGCTCAGACGAAAAGTCTCATACAAGCACTGCATCAAACTTGATGGCTACAAGCTGATAAAACACATCTTAGAAGGACGAGATTTTATGCCATTCCTACTTAGAGACAAACAATGA